The following proteins come from a genomic window of Nocardiopsis sp. YSL2:
- a CDS encoding SpoIIE family protein phosphatase: MPSTHPGPVPGPPVPSGAAEPVGATNDAAAVIAGSGTVLGWTTGAENLLGYPPTAVLGRSAAPLLAEPGDPARTARIAERCRSGAGWHGLIALRHRDGRRIEVEVRASAAFLLEGRECFLVTGREHKPGWTVGRSVLDGFLTRSPIGMAVLDTDLRYVWLNDTLERFGGVPREQRLGLRLSDVLPGLKADPIEAVMRRVLETGAPVIDHEYQGWSWADPQRPHAYSTSFFPLISDEDAITGVCYMVMDVTDRWNAQHRLALINDAGARIGSTLDVTRTAQELADFAVPRFADFVVVDLLEPVLSAQEPPPWPPGARPVMRRAGLRSVREGCPEAVARVGDRVDFVPPPHDARYLVEGDAVLIPVLDPDDDAWAVEQPARVESIRRFGLHSLVSVPLRARESVLGLVTFIRSQNPTSFEPDDLLLARDLAGRAALCVDNARRYSREHITALTLQRNLLPHALARGTVLEMASAYLPADARDGVGGDWFDAIPLSGARVALVVGDVVGHGITAAATMGRLSTAVHTLADMDLPPDEVLAHLDDLVMRLAEEDPADQATATAVLGATCLYAVYDPVTRRCAMARAGHPPPIVVSPDGSVAFPDLPAGPPLGLGGLPFEAAELDLPEGSLLGLYTDGLIQVAGQDPDLGLSRLGHALAEPGLPLDDLCARTVERLLTGPHRDDAALLLARTHALRPDQIASWAVPSDPAAVADARALACGQLEEWGLGELAMTTELIVSELVTNAIRYGTGPIRLRLLRQSALICEVSDASSTSPRLRHARTTDEGGRGLFLVAQLTHRWGTRYTRDGKIIWAEQSVPAGTAGPGAS, from the coding sequence ATGCCGAGCACACACCCTGGGCCGGTTCCCGGCCCACCAGTGCCGTCCGGGGCTGCGGAACCCGTCGGCGCGACGAACGACGCGGCGGCGGTGATCGCCGGGTCCGGCACGGTCCTCGGCTGGACCACCGGTGCGGAGAACCTCCTCGGATACCCGCCCACCGCGGTGCTCGGCCGGTCCGCGGCCCCGCTGCTCGCGGAACCCGGGGACCCGGCGCGCACGGCGCGGATCGCCGAGCGGTGCCGATCGGGTGCCGGCTGGCACGGCCTGATCGCGCTCCGGCACCGGGACGGCCGTCGGATCGAGGTGGAGGTACGGGCCTCCGCCGCCTTCCTCCTGGAGGGTCGGGAGTGCTTCCTGGTCACGGGGCGGGAGCACAAGCCGGGGTGGACGGTGGGGCGGTCCGTGCTGGACGGATTCCTGACCCGCTCCCCGATCGGCATGGCCGTGCTCGACACGGACCTGCGCTACGTCTGGCTGAACGACACCTTGGAGCGGTTCGGCGGCGTGCCGCGGGAACAGCGCCTGGGCCTGCGGCTGAGCGATGTCCTCCCCGGGCTCAAAGCGGATCCGATCGAGGCCGTCATGCGGCGCGTCCTGGAGACCGGCGCTCCCGTGATCGACCACGAGTACCAGGGCTGGAGCTGGGCGGACCCGCAGCGGCCGCACGCCTACTCCACCTCCTTCTTCCCGCTGATCAGCGACGAGGACGCCATCACCGGCGTGTGCTACATGGTCATGGACGTCACCGACCGGTGGAACGCCCAGCACCGCCTGGCCCTGATCAACGACGCGGGCGCACGGATCGGCAGCACCCTGGACGTGACGCGCACGGCCCAGGAACTCGCGGACTTCGCGGTACCGCGTTTCGCCGACTTCGTCGTGGTCGACCTGCTCGAGCCGGTGCTCAGCGCGCAGGAGCCGCCGCCCTGGCCCCCTGGCGCCAGGCCCGTGATGCGCAGAGCCGGTCTGCGGTCGGTGCGGGAGGGCTGCCCGGAGGCGGTCGCCAGGGTCGGGGACCGGGTCGACTTCGTGCCTCCTCCGCACGACGCCCGCTACCTGGTCGAGGGCGACGCCGTGCTGATCCCGGTCCTGGACCCCGACGACGACGCCTGGGCGGTGGAGCAGCCGGCGCGGGTCGAGTCCATCCGGCGGTTCGGCCTGCACTCCCTCGTCTCCGTGCCCCTGCGGGCGCGCGAGTCGGTGCTGGGCCTGGTCACGTTCATCAGGTCGCAGAACCCGACGTCCTTCGAACCCGACGATCTGCTGCTGGCCCGGGACCTGGCGGGACGGGCGGCCCTGTGCGTGGACAACGCCCGCCGCTACTCGCGCGAGCACATCACGGCCCTGACACTCCAGCGCAACCTGCTCCCGCACGCCCTGGCCCGCGGGACCGTTCTGGAGATGGCCTCCGCCTACCTTCCCGCGGACGCGAGGGACGGGGTCGGCGGTGACTGGTTCGACGCCATACCGCTGTCCGGTGCCCGCGTGGCCCTCGTCGTCGGCGACGTGGTGGGGCACGGGATCACCGCCGCCGCGACGATGGGCCGCCTGAGCACCGCCGTGCACACACTCGCCGACATGGACCTGCCTCCCGACGAGGTGCTGGCCCACCTGGACGATCTGGTGATGCGCCTGGCCGAGGAGGACCCGGCGGACCAGGCGACGGCCACGGCCGTTCTGGGGGCCACCTGCCTGTACGCCGTCTACGATCCCGTCACCCGGCGCTGTGCGATGGCACGCGCCGGGCACCCGCCGCCGATCGTGGTATCACCCGACGGCAGCGTAGCCTTCCCCGACCTTCCGGCCGGCCCGCCTCTCGGGCTGGGCGGGCTCCCCTTCGAGGCGGCGGAGCTGGACCTGCCCGAGGGCAGCCTGCTCGGCCTCTACACCGACGGCCTCATCCAGGTGGCCGGCCAGGACCCCGACCTCGGCCTGTCCCGGCTCGGCCACGCCCTGGCCGAGCCGGGGCTCCCGCTCGACGACCTCTGCGCGCGGACCGTCGAACGGCTCCTCACGGGACCGCACAGGGATGACGCCGCCCTGCTGCTCGCCCGTACGCACGCCCTGAGGCCGGATCAGATCGCCTCATGGGCCGTACCGTCCGACCCGGCCGCCGTGGCGGACGCCCGCGCCCTGGCCTGCGGACAGCTGGAGGAGTGGGGGCTCGGCGAGCTGGCGATGACGACCGAGCTGATCGTCAGCGAGCTGGTCACCAACGCCATCCGCTACGGGACCGGGCCGATCCGGCTCCGACTGCTGCGGCAGTCCGCACTCATCTGCGAGGTCTCCGACGCCAGCAGCACCTCGCCCCGGCTGCGGCACGCCCGCACCACCGACGAGGGCGGACGCGGCCTGTTCCTGGTCGCCCAGCTCACCCACCGATGGGGCACGCGGTACACCCGGGACGGCAAGATCATCTGGGCCGAGCAGAGCGTCCCGGCCGGGACCGCCGGCCCCGGGGCGAGCTGA
- a CDS encoding zf-HC2 domain-containing protein — protein MTSGTHDPELLGAYTLGALDAHEEAAVEAHLAGCEQCRAELRELDAVRGVLGELPPEAFLDGPPPEGVQAPLRATIQRAGAERAVQRRRRALRLALAAVLAGVVLAGIGVVTGRVLAPAAPPQAEVTRLASGTVVAAQEDPDTGASATVRLEPESTGLRLESFITGIPEGEECEVVVVTADGRAEVAAAWTVSAESASAGSRPGGFADVAPQDVASVVVRNTADTEFVTIVF, from the coding sequence ATGACGTCAGGGACCCATGACCCCGAACTGCTGGGCGCCTACACCCTGGGTGCCCTGGACGCGCACGAGGAAGCCGCGGTGGAGGCCCACCTGGCGGGCTGCGAACAGTGCCGGGCCGAGCTGCGCGAGTTGGACGCCGTCCGCGGCGTCCTGGGCGAGCTGCCTCCGGAGGCCTTCCTGGACGGGCCGCCTCCTGAGGGGGTTCAGGCCCCGCTGCGCGCCACGATCCAGCGCGCGGGGGCCGAGCGCGCGGTTCAGCGCCGCCGCCGCGCCCTGCGCCTGGCCCTGGCCGCCGTCCTGGCCGGGGTCGTGCTCGCCGGGATCGGCGTCGTCACCGGGCGGGTTCTGGCGCCCGCGGCGCCCCCGCAGGCGGAGGTGACCCGTCTGGCGTCGGGCACGGTGGTCGCCGCGCAGGAGGACCCGGACACCGGGGCGAGCGCCACGGTGCGCCTGGAACCCGAGTCCACGGGCCTGCGGCTGGAGTCGTTCATCACCGGCATCCCGGAGGGTGAGGAGTGCGAGGTGGTCGTCGTCACCGCGGACGGCCGGGCCGAGGTCGCGGCCGCCTGGACGGTCTCCGCCGAGAGCGCGTCCGCGGGCAGCCGCCCCGGCGGGTTCGCCGACGTCGCCCCGCAGGACGTGGCCTCGGTGGTGGTGCGCAACACGGCCGACACGGAGTTCGTGACCATCGTCTTCTGA
- a CDS encoding sigma-70 family RNA polymerase sigma factor: MALWGSRRRREAEDEALIRSLYNEHGAAVLAYAARLTGDRSAAEDVAQETFIRAWRNPDVLANSKGSVRGWLLTVARNIVIDRARARQARPAEVAPAAGTEPPQDDHADSVVDSIVVMDALDSLSADHRAVLVEVYFRKRSVAEAARVLGVPPGTVKSRSYHALQALRRRFGRRASPGKGMAR; the protein is encoded by the coding sequence ATGGCCCTGTGGGGCTCGCGCCGTCGGCGCGAAGCCGAGGACGAGGCGCTGATCCGTTCGCTCTACAACGAGCACGGCGCGGCGGTGCTCGCCTACGCCGCCCGCCTGACCGGCGACCGGTCCGCGGCCGAGGACGTCGCCCAGGAGACCTTCATCCGGGCCTGGCGCAACCCCGACGTACTGGCCAATTCCAAGGGCTCGGTGCGCGGCTGGCTGCTGACCGTGGCGCGCAACATCGTCATCGACCGTGCCCGGGCCCGTCAGGCACGGCCCGCGGAGGTCGCCCCCGCCGCCGGCACCGAGCCACCGCAGGACGATCACGCCGATTCCGTGGTGGACTCGATCGTGGTGATGGACGCTCTGGACAGCCTCTCCGCCGACCACCGCGCCGTGCTCGTCGAGGTATATTTCCGCAAGCGCAGTGTGGCGGAGGCCGCTCGGGTGCTGGGGGTGCCGCCGGGAACGGTCAAATCGCGCTCCTACCACGCACTTCAGGCGCTGCGCCGCCGCTTCGGCCGCCGCGCGTCGCCGGGGAAGGGGATGGCCCGATGA